The following coding sequences lie in one Panicum virgatum strain AP13 chromosome 6N, P.virgatum_v5, whole genome shotgun sequence genomic window:
- the LOC120679983 gene encoding pectinesterase-like yields MASASAPSPRAAAAPPRRLLGLSLLLLLLVLPAVANAHPVTTPSPAAKARREPGISAGLVSTLRETLDAIRGVAGIISAFPVGGILGGGDLRLSSAVADCLDLLDLSSDELSWSMSATSASAYGPAGAGGGAGGRLGTGDARSDLRSWLSGALGNQDTCKEGLDATGSVLGSLVATGLQAVTSLLADGLGQVAAAAGEDTAAYPPSSRRGLLGGGARARPPRWLRARERRLLQMPVGPGGLPVDAVVAQDGSGNFTTVGAAVEAAPAESAARFVIYVRKGVYREAVEVGKKKWNLMLVGDGMGATVISGNRSYVDGYTTYRSATVAVNGKGFIARDLTFENTAGPAKHQAVALRCDSDLSVFYRCAFEGYQDTLYAHSLRQYYRDCRVTGTVDFVFGNAAAVFQDCLLLARRPLPAQKNSVTAQGRLDANMTTGFAFQFCNVSAHGELLAAASGAGGGGNGTAAAQTYLGRPWKPYSRVVFMQSYIGAAVRPEGWLAWDGEFALDTLFYGEYMNTGPGAGVGARVRWPGFHVMTSPAEAGNFTVAQFIGGNMWLPPTGVKYTAGLTS; encoded by the exons atggcgtcggcgtcggcgccgtcCCCGCGCGCCGCAGCAGCACCTCCTCGGCGCCTTCTCGGGCTCTcgctgctgcttctgctgctaGTGCTCCCCGCCGTCGCCAATGCGCACCCCGTgacgacgccgtcgccggcggcgaaggcacGGCGGGAGCCGGGCATCTCGGCGGGGCTGGTCTCCACGCTGCGCGAGACGCTGGACGCGATCAGGGGCGTGGCGGGCATCATCTCGGCGTTCCCCGTCGGCGgcatcctcggcggcggcgacctccgcctctcctccgccgtcgccgactGCCTCGACCTCCTCGACCTCTCCTCCGACGAGCTCTCGTGGTCCATGTCCGCCACCTCGGCGTCCGCCTACGGCCCCGCGGGCGCCGGGGGAGGGGCGGGCGGCCGCCTCGGCACCGGCGACGCCCGGTCCGACCTGCGGTCCTGGCTGAGCGGCGCGCTCGGGAACCAGGACACCTGCAAGGAGGGCCTGGACGCGACCGGCTCGGTCCTCGGCTCGCTCGTCGCCACGGGGCTCCAGGCCGTCACGTCGCTCCTCGCCGACGGCCTCGgccaggtcgccgccgccgcgggcgaggaCACCGCCGCGTATCCGCCGTcctcccgccgcggcctcctcggcggcggcgcccgggccCGGCCCCCGCGGTGGCTGCGCGCGAGggagcggcggctgctgcagaTGCCCGTGGGGCCGGGCGGGCTGCCGGTGGACGCCGTGGTGGCGCAGGACGGGAGCGGCAACTTCACAACCGTGGGCGCGGCCGTGGAGGCGGCGCCCGCGGAGAGCGCGGCGCGGTTCGTGATCTACGTGAGGAAGGGCGTGTACagggaggcggtggaggtggggaAGAAGAAGTGGAACCTGATGCTGGTCGGCGACGGGATGGGCGCCACGGTCATCTCCGGCAACCGCAGCTACGTCGACGGCTACACCACCTACCGCAGCGCTACCGTGG CCGTGAACGGCAAGGGCTTCATCGCGCGGGACCTGACGTTCGAGAACACGGCGGGCCCGGCCAAGCACCAGGCGGTGGCGCTCCGGTGCGACTCGGACCTCTCCGTCTTCTACCGCTGCGCCTTCGAGGGCTACCAGGACACGCTGTACGCGCACTCGCTCCGCCAGTACTACCGCGACTGCCGCGTCACGGGCACCGTCGACTTCGTCTtcggcaacgccgccgccgtgttccAGGACTGCCTCCTCCtcgcgcgccgcccgctgccCGCGCAGAAGAACTCCGTCACCGCGCAGGGCCGTCTCGACGCCAACATGACCACGGGCTTCGCCTTCCAGTTCTGCAACGTCTCCGCccacggcgagctgctcgcggcCGCctccggcgctggcggcggcggcaacgggaccgccgccgcgcagacGTACCTCGGCCGGCCGTGGAAGCCGTACTCCCGGGTGGTGTTCATGCAGTCGTACATCGGCGCCGCGGTGCGGCCCGAGGGGTGGCTCGCGTGGGACGGGGAGTTCGCGCTCGACACGCTCTTCTACGGGGAGTACATGAACAcgggccccggcgccggcgtcggcgcgcgGGTACGGTGGCCGGGGTTCCACGTCATGACCAGCCCCGCGGAGGCCGGCAACTTCACCGTCGCGCAGTTCATCGGGGGCAACATGTGGCTGCCGCCCACCGGCGTCAAGTACACCGCCGGCCTCACCTCCTGA
- the LOC120679404 gene encoding pectinesterase-like produces MSAAFSDFGPLTERRRVEKQRQQRRRVMFAAAGASVVLILIVMGGAAVAYNASVQDDESSSDESSSSSSSSPSSGGSGSNLISVSKSVKMMCAQTDHRDACEKSLSKATNASASSPKDIVRAAVAVIGDAVGKAFDRSALATSDDPRVKAAIADCKEIYQNAKADLARTLRGIDAGGMDEVTRRGYELRVWLSAVIAHMETCIDGFPDGDLKRNMTATMESGKELTSNALAIIEKASSFLAALHITAASHRRLLSIREGEDVEKQPKVNHSGTFLGERGDSPAPESYRRRLLGVEDDDTPPWMDGPERRLLKGNNFQSRLTPNVVVAKDGSGKFKTINDALNAMPAKYTGRYLIYVKQGVYEEYVTITRAMENVTMYGDGAMKTIVTGSRNFADGLTTYKTATFNAQGDGFIAIALGFRNTAGPAKHQAVALLVQSDRSIFLNCRVDAYQDTLYAHSKAQFYRNCVISGTIDFVFGDAAAVFQNCVLVLRRPLDSQQNIATAQGRADGRESTGFVFQYCRFAAEAALRDASRPAIRSYLARPWREFSRTLIMESEIPAFINKAGYLPWNGDFGLKTLWYAEYANRGPGADTAGRVTWSGYKKVISKDEAAKFTVQSFLHAEPWLKPAGAPVKYGFWA; encoded by the exons ATGTCGGCGGCATTCTCGGACTTCGGCCCGCTCACGGAGCGGCGCCGCGTTGagaagcagcggcagcagcgcaGGCGCGTCATgttcgccgctgccggcgcgtCGGTGGTCCTCATCCTCATTGTcatgggcggcgccgccgtcgcgtacAACGCTAGCGTCCAGGACGACGAGTCATCGTCGGAtgagtcgtcgtcctcctcgtcctcttccCCTTCCAGCGGCGGCTCGGGGTCGAACCTGATCAGCGTGTCCAAGAGCGTCAAGATGATGTGCGCGCAGACCGACCACAGGGACGCCTGCGAGAAGAGCCTGTCCAAGGCCACGAACGCCAGCGCGTCGTCGCCCAAGGACATCGTCCGCGCCGCCGTTGCCGTGATCGGGGACGCCGTCGGGAAGGCGTTCGACCGGTCGGCGCTGGCCACCAGCGACGACCCGCGCGTGAAGGCCGCCATCGCGGACTGCAAGGAGATCTACCAGAACGCCAAGGCCGACCTGGCGCGCACGCTCCGCGGCATCGACGCCGGCGGCATGGACGAGGTCACCAGGCGCGGGTACGAGCTCCGCGTCTGGCTCAGCGCGGTGATCGCGCACATGGAGACGTGCATCGACGGGTTCCCCGACGGGGACCTGAAGAGGAACATGACCGCCACGATGGAGTCCGGGAAGGAGCTGACCAGCAACGCGCTGGCCATCATCGAGAAGGCCTCGTCGTTCCTCGCCGCGCTCCACATCACGGCGGCCAGCCACCGGAGGCTGCTCAGCATCCGGGAAGGTGAAGACGTGGAGAAGCAGCCCAAAGTGAACCACTCGGGCACTTTCCTGGGCGAGCGCGGCGACAGCCCGGCGCCCGAAAGCTACCGGAGGAGGCTGCTCGGCGTCGAGGACGACGACACCCCGCCGTGGATGGACGGGCCGGAGAGGAGGCTACTCAAGGGCAACAACTTCCAGAGCAGGCTCACGCCCAACGTGGTGGTGGccaaggacggcagcggcaagtTCAAGACCATCAACGACGCGCTCAACGCCATGCCCGCCAAGTACACCGGAAG GTACCTGATCTACGTGAAGCAGGGGGTGTACGAGGAGTACGTGACGATCACCAGGGCCATGGAGAACGTGACCATGTACGGCGACGGCGCCATGAAGACCATCGTCACCGGCAGCAGGAACTTCGCCGACGGCCTCACCACCTACAAAACCGCAACCTTCA ACGCGCAGGGCGACGGCTTCATCGCCATCGCGCTGGGGTTCCGCAACACGGCCGGCCCGGCGAAGCACCAGGCGGTGGCGCTGCTGGTGCAGTCGGACAGGTCCATCTTCCTCAACTGCCGCGTGGACGCGTACCAGGACACGCTGTACGCGCACTCCAAGGCGCAGTTCTACCGCAACTGCGTCATCTCGGGCACCATCGACTTCGTCTTCGGCGACGCGGCCGCCGTGTTCCAGAACTGCGTCCtggtcctccgccgccccctggACAGCCAGCAGAACATCGCCACGGCGCAGGGCCGCGCCGACGGCCGCGAGAGCACGGGCTTCGTGTTCCAGTACTGCCGCTTCGCCGCCGAGGCGGCGCTCAGGGACGCGTCCCGCCCCGCCATCCGCAGCTACCTCGCCCGCCCCTGGCGCGAGTTCTCGCGCACGCTCATCATGGAGTCGGAGATCCCCGCCTTCATCAACAAGGCCGGGTACCTGCCGTGGAACGGCGACTTCGGGCTCAAGACGCTGTGGTACGCCGAGTACGCGAACCGGGGGCCCGGCGCCGACACCGCCGGCCGCGTCACCTGGTCCGGGTACAAGAAGGTGATCAGCAAGGACGAGGCCGCCAAGTTCACCGTGCAGAGCTTCTTGCACGCCGAGCCGTGGCTCAagcccgccggcgcgccggtgAAGTACGGCTTCTGGGCGTGA